A single Panthera tigris isolate Pti1 chromosome A3, P.tigris_Pti1_mat1.1, whole genome shotgun sequence DNA region contains:
- the AAR2 gene encoding protein AAR2 homolog: MAAMQMDPELAKRLFFEGATVVILNMPKGTEFGIDYNSWEVGPKFRGVKMIPPGIHFLHYSSVDKANPREVGPRMGFFLSLQQRGLMVLRWNAIREEVDLSPAPEAEVEAMRANLQELDQFLGPYPYATLKKWISLTNFISEATMEKLQPESRQICAFSEVLPVLSMKHTKDRIKQNLPRCGTECKSYQEGLARLPEMKPRAGTEIRFSELPTQTYPAGATPAEITRHSMDLSYALETVLSKQFPSNPQDVLGELQFAFVCFLLGNVYEAFEHWKRLLNLLCRSEEAMVKHHTLYINLISILYHQLGEIPADFFVDIVSQNNFLTSTLQVFFSSACSVAVDATLRQKAEKFQAHLTKKFRWDFEAEPEDCAPVVVELPEGVETG; the protein is encoded by the exons ATGGCTGCCATGCAGATGGATCCTGAGCTTGCCAAGCGCCTCTTCTTTGAAGGGGCCACCGTGGTCATCCTGAATATGCCCAAGGGGACAGAGTTTGGCATCGACTACAACTCCTGGGAGGTGGGGCCCAAGTTCCGGGGCGTGAAGATGATCCCACCAGGCATCCACTTCCTCCACTATAGCTCTGTGGACAAGGCCAATCCCAGGGAGGTGGGGCCTCGTATGGGCTTTTTCCTTAGTCTGCAGCAGCGGGGGCTGATGGTCCTACGCTGGAATGCAATTCGAGAAGAGGTAGacctgtccccagccccagagGCTGAGGTGGAGGCCATGAGGGCCAACCTCCAGGAGCTGGACCAATTCCTGGGACCTTACCCATATGCCACACTCAAGAAGTGGATCTCACTCACCAACTTCATCAGTGAGGCCACAATGGAGAAGCTGCAGCCTGAGAGCCGACAGATCTGTGCCTTCTCAGAGGTGCTTCCTGTGCTGTCCATGAAGCACACTAAGGACCGGATAAAGCAGAATCTACCTCGCTGCGGCACTGAGTGCAAAAGCTACCAGGAGGGCCTGGCCCGGCTGCCAGAGATGAAGCCCAGAGCCGGCACGGAGATCCGCTTCTCAGAGCTGCCCACACAGACATACCCGGCAGGTGCCACGCCAGCAGAGATAACCAGGCACAGCATGGACTTGAGTTATGCCTTGGAGACTGTGCTCAGCAAGCAATTCCCCAGCAACCCCCAGGATGTGCTCG GTGAACTCCAGTTTGCATTTGTATGCTTCCTCTTGGGGAATGTGTATGAGGCATTTGAGCACTGGAAGCGGCTCCTGAATCTCCTGTGCCGGTCCGAAGAAGCCATGGTGAAGCACCACACCCTCTACATCAACCTCATCTCCATCCTGTACCACCAGCTCGGCGAGATCCCCGCTGACTTCTTTGTGGACATTGTCTCCCAGAACAACTTCCTCACCAGCACCTTACAG gttttcttttcctccGCCTGCAGCGTTGCCGTGGATGCCACCCTGAGGCAGAAAGCTGAAAAGTTCCAAGCTCACCTGACCAAGAAGTTTCGGTGGGACTTTGAGGCAGAGCCAGAGGACTGTGCCCCAGTGGTGGTGGAGCTCCCCGAGGGTGTGGAGACTGGCTAA